A single genomic interval of Halomonas sp. GT harbors:
- a CDS encoding MurR/RpiR family transcriptional regulator: MPQRDPLREQIIAQYDAMSPQLQQAARYVLEHPDEVALVSMRELARHAAVQPATMTRLAKFLGKQGYDDIREHYVAALRRGSDGFAAKVRQRNEGARASANGNIAAHMLHGLSAQISQLCEPDSLQRLEAIANTLKSARKVYVLGLRSCHSVAWHFHYVMSLLGDRSVHLDGPAGTGGDALIRATPEDALLVVSVKPYAVATLELTQLAKDKGLTILSITDSEVSPLVGMSEQTIFCPTESDSFFHTLTPALAISEVLCTLLAEDDRPQALDALQRADEHFLSLNTYASAIPRRE; this comes from the coding sequence ATGCCGCAGCGCGACCCTTTAAGGGAACAGATTATCGCCCAGTACGATGCTATGTCGCCGCAGCTTCAGCAGGCTGCCCGCTACGTGCTGGAACACCCGGATGAGGTGGCGCTGGTTTCTATGCGCGAGTTGGCGCGCCATGCGGCGGTGCAGCCTGCGACCATGACGCGGCTTGCAAAATTCCTGGGCAAGCAAGGATACGATGACATCCGCGAGCACTATGTGGCAGCGCTGCGGCGGGGAAGTGATGGCTTTGCCGCTAAAGTTCGCCAACGAAACGAGGGGGCTAGAGCCTCGGCCAACGGCAATATCGCCGCGCATATGCTGCATGGGCTGAGTGCTCAGATTTCCCAGCTCTGTGAGCCTGACTCGCTGCAGCGATTGGAAGCCATCGCTAACACGCTGAAATCGGCGAGAAAAGTGTATGTACTAGGCTTGCGTTCATGTCACTCCGTGGCGTGGCATTTCCATTACGTTATGTCACTGTTGGGGGACCGCTCGGTCCACCTAGATGGGCCGGCGGGCACCGGCGGCGATGCGCTAATTCGCGCCACGCCCGAAGATGCCTTGCTGGTTGTCTCCGTCAAACCTTATGCAGTAGCGACACTGGAACTGACGCAGTTGGCAAAAGACAAGGGGCTGACGATTCTGTCGATCACCGATAGTGAAGTATCGCCACTGGTAGGGATGTCAGAGCAGACGATTTTTTGTCCCACGGAAAGCGACAGTTTTTTCCATACGTTAACGCCCGCCTTAGCCATCTCAGAAGTACTGTGCACCTTATTGGCAGAAGATGATCGACCACAGGCACTCGATGCGTTGCAGCGGGCGGATGAACATTTCTTGAGCCTGAATACCTACGCGAGCGCTATTCCTCGACGGGAGTAA
- the nirD gene encoding nitrite reductase small subunit NirD, giving the protein MTATAIKHTVSTDTWQPLCAKADLVAFSGVAAWLNTSEGPAQVAIFYLPGQRSQGQEKELYALDHFDPFSNANVIARGIIGDVQGSPVVASPLYKQHFRLEDGQCLEDENVKLRTWKVAFRGEEVWVQG; this is encoded by the coding sequence ATGACCGCAACCGCAATCAAACACACCGTGAGCACCGACACCTGGCAGCCGCTCTGCGCTAAAGCTGACCTAGTGGCATTTTCCGGCGTCGCTGCTTGGTTGAACACGTCAGAAGGCCCTGCCCAAGTGGCCATTTTCTACTTACCGGGGCAGCGTTCCCAGGGACAGGAGAAAGAACTCTACGCACTCGACCACTTTGATCCGTTTTCTAACGCCAACGTCATTGCCCGCGGCATTATCGGTGATGTACAAGGCAGCCCGGTGGTTGCCTCGCCACTCTATAAGCAGCACTTTCGCCTTGAAGATGGCCAATGCTTAGAGGATGAGAACGTCAAGCTGCGTACCTGGAAAGTCGCGTTTAGGGGCGAGGAGGTATGGGTGCAGGGGTAA
- the nirB gene encoding nitrite reductase large subunit NirB yields MATPTKLIIIGNGMVGHHLAEQLVESGALERFEVTIFGEERHRAYDRVHLSEYFSGRDAESLALCEADYYTTHGITLRSGEAVTRIDRKQQAVITAQGSYPYDQLVLATGSFPFVPPIPGNDSEGCLVYRTLDDLDAIQAAAENATNGVVVGGGLLGLEAANALRDLNLDTAVVEFAPRLMPMQVDNEGGELLKEKIEALGVQVLTERATQRIEPGETSRLRMVFQDDKVLETDLIVFSAGIRPQDTLARECGLDIGERGGVVIDDQCCTSDPAILAIGEVALWNQSIFGLVAPGYQMAKAALSTLTGGNTHFSGADMSTKLKLLGVDVGSIGDAHGTQNPGARMFRYLDPLTQVYRKMVVTSDGRKLLGAMLVGDNSAYDTLLQYYANGIELPKEPASLILPQQSGAAPALGPDALPETAMICSCHNVTKGNICTAIDGGATDLANVKGATKASTGCGGCTALLKSVVDHELEARGVEVDKSICEHFAHTRQELYDIVRVEGIKTFSELIEKHGNQDTHCLGCDICKPAVASILASCFNEPITDAAHVPLQDTNDTFMANMQKNGTYSVVPRIAGGEITPDKLVVLGQVAQKYQLYTKVTGGQRIDLFGARLEDLPAIWGELIEAGFETGHAYGKSLRTVKSCVGSTWCRYGVQDSVGMAIKLENRYKGLRAPHKIKFGVSGCTRECAEAQSKDIGIIATENGWNLYVCGNGGMRPRHAELFATDLDDEQLYRTIDRFLMFYVRTADRLQRTSVWRENLDGGLEYLKEVILEDSLAINSELERQMQHVVDSYQCEWANAISDPDKLKRFRSFVNDARPDPSIIMTSERGQLRPA; encoded by the coding sequence ATGGCAACCCCAACAAAACTGATCATTATTGGTAACGGCATGGTCGGCCACCACTTGGCCGAGCAGCTAGTTGAGAGCGGTGCGCTTGAGCGTTTCGAAGTAACAATTTTTGGCGAAGAGCGCCACCGCGCTTACGATCGCGTGCATCTTTCGGAGTACTTTAGCGGGCGCGACGCAGAGTCGCTTGCGCTATGCGAGGCCGATTACTACACCACCCATGGCATTACTTTGCGCAGCGGTGAGGCGGTCACTCGCATTGATCGCAAACAGCAAGCCGTCATCACTGCCCAGGGCAGTTACCCGTATGACCAGCTCGTTCTGGCCACCGGCTCCTTCCCGTTTGTACCGCCTATTCCCGGCAACGACAGCGAAGGCTGTCTGGTCTATCGCACGCTGGATGACCTGGACGCCATTCAAGCAGCAGCAGAAAACGCTACGAACGGTGTGGTTGTTGGGGGTGGGTTACTCGGATTGGAAGCCGCCAATGCGCTACGCGACCTTAATCTAGATACTGCCGTGGTGGAGTTTGCTCCACGCTTGATGCCCATGCAGGTAGATAACGAAGGCGGTGAGCTACTCAAGGAAAAAATTGAAGCTCTGGGCGTCCAGGTGCTTACCGAGCGAGCTACCCAGCGTATCGAACCTGGCGAGACCAGCCGCCTGCGCATGGTGTTCCAGGATGACAAAGTGCTGGAAACCGACCTGATTGTGTTTTCAGCAGGCATTCGTCCACAAGATACCTTGGCACGCGAATGCGGTTTAGACATTGGCGAGCGCGGCGGCGTGGTTATTGATGACCAATGCTGCACCAGCGACCCCGCCATTCTCGCCATTGGCGAAGTCGCGCTGTGGAACCAGAGTATTTTTGGTTTAGTCGCTCCTGGCTACCAAATGGCCAAAGCGGCGCTCTCCACCCTGACGGGCGGCAACACACACTTTAGCGGTGCCGACATGAGCACCAAGCTGAAGTTACTGGGTGTGGATGTAGGTTCTATCGGCGATGCCCATGGTACTCAAAACCCCGGTGCGCGCATGTTTCGCTATCTCGACCCACTCACCCAGGTGTATCGCAAGATGGTGGTAACCAGCGATGGTAGAAAGCTGCTGGGCGCAATGTTGGTAGGCGATAACAGCGCGTACGACACCCTCTTACAGTACTACGCCAACGGCATTGAGCTGCCCAAAGAGCCAGCCTCGTTGATTCTTCCCCAGCAGAGCGGAGCCGCCCCAGCGCTAGGCCCAGACGCGCTGCCGGAAACCGCGATGATTTGTTCATGCCATAACGTCACTAAAGGTAATATCTGCACCGCCATTGATGGCGGTGCCACTGACCTTGCCAACGTCAAAGGGGCGACCAAAGCCAGCACAGGCTGTGGTGGTTGCACCGCATTGCTCAAAAGCGTAGTCGACCACGAGCTAGAAGCCCGCGGCGTAGAAGTTGATAAATCGATTTGCGAGCACTTCGCCCATACCCGCCAGGAGCTTTACGATATTGTGCGCGTGGAAGGCATCAAAACCTTCAGCGAATTGATCGAAAAACACGGCAATCAAGACACCCACTGCCTGGGCTGCGATATCTGCAAGCCCGCTGTGGCGTCCATTCTAGCCTCCTGCTTTAACGAACCGATCACCGATGCTGCTCACGTGCCGCTGCAGGATACCAATGACACCTTTATGGCCAATATGCAGAAAAACGGTACCTACTCGGTGGTGCCGCGCATTGCAGGCGGTGAAATCACTCCCGATAAGTTAGTCGTGCTCGGGCAAGTGGCCCAGAAGTACCAGCTTTACACCAAAGTCACCGGCGGCCAGCGCATCGATCTGTTCGGCGCACGTTTAGAAGACCTCCCCGCTATCTGGGGCGAGCTCATTGAGGCAGGGTTTGAAACCGGCCACGCCTATGGCAAATCACTACGCACGGTGAAGTCCTGTGTCGGCAGCACGTGGTGTCGCTACGGCGTGCAGGACAGCGTCGGCATGGCCATCAAACTGGAAAATCGTTACAAAGGCCTGCGCGCGCCCCACAAAATTAAGTTTGGTGTTTCAGGCTGTACCCGGGAATGCGCCGAGGCTCAGAGCAAGGATATCGGTATTATCGCCACCGAAAACGGCTGGAACCTCTACGTGTGCGGTAACGGTGGCATGCGCCCTCGCCACGCTGAACTGTTCGCCACTGACCTGGACGACGAGCAGCTCTACCGCACTATTGACCGCTTCTTGATGTTTTATGTACGCACCGCCGACCGACTGCAGCGCACCTCCGTATGGCGCGAAAACCTCGACGGCGGCCTGGAGTACCTCAAAGAGGTGATTCTGGAAGACAGCTTAGCCATTAATAGCGAGCTGGAGCGGCAAATGCAGCATGTTGTCGATAGCTACCAGTGCGAATGGGCCAACGCCATTAGCGACCCAGACAAACTCAAACGCTTCCGTAGTTTCGTCAACGACGCGCGCCCCGACCCGTCAATCATTATGACGTCCGAGCGCGGCCAGCTACGTCCCGCTTAA
- a CDS encoding NAD(P)/FAD-dependent oxidoreductase, producing METASRCASIDHLIIIGNGMASHRLIEALVRHPQRPTCITVIGEEPVPAYNRILLSPLLAGELATDALTFRDQAWYAEQGITLLLGDKVVTIDRDNCRITTESDRCLDYDRLVLATGSRPTIPNVPGIELAGVHSFRDLQDATALEAIAQRGGNAVVIGGGLLGLEAAEGLRKRSEQSFSQEPSQEPFQKLSQKLSVSVLQRSTRLMNHQLDETAAQLLENTLSKRGLHIETNASLAALEDNGHGRVKAVMLSDGRRLPADSVIVAAGITPNVELGQQAGLHCERAIVVDAHLTTSDPHIAALGECCQFEQHTYGLVEPIWRQVDVLAAVLCGETTDGYQEVTTATKLKVSGVALFAFGPTEAGHEHDVLRYRDPESGDYRRLLLRDGQLEGAVLYGDTRHGPWYFEQALASADLTACRQALLFGPSDAEVLQTEHTDNANSPASSSSASPSSSHPPTSEAA from the coding sequence ATGGAAACCGCTTCCCGGTGCGCATCTATCGACCACCTAATTATCATTGGCAACGGCATGGCCAGCCATCGCCTAATTGAAGCGCTGGTGCGCCACCCACAGCGCCCAACGTGTATCACCGTTATTGGTGAAGAGCCTGTACCTGCCTATAACCGAATACTGCTTTCCCCCTTATTGGCGGGTGAGCTTGCCACTGACGCGCTTACTTTCCGTGACCAAGCATGGTACGCCGAACAGGGCATTACCCTGCTTCTCGGCGACAAAGTAGTAACGATTGATCGCGACAACTGCCGTATTACTACGGAGAGCGACCGCTGCCTGGATTACGATCGCTTAGTGCTCGCGACGGGTTCACGACCAACGATACCCAACGTTCCCGGCATTGAGCTAGCGGGCGTCCATAGCTTTCGCGACTTGCAAGACGCCACCGCCCTAGAAGCCATCGCCCAACGTGGCGGTAATGCGGTTGTTATCGGCGGCGGCCTGCTGGGCCTGGAAGCCGCCGAAGGCCTGCGTAAGCGCAGCGAGCAGTCGTTCTCTCAAGAGCCTTCCCAAGAGCCTTTTCAAAAACTCTCTCAAAAGCTCTCGGTTAGCGTACTTCAACGCAGCACGCGTTTAATGAATCATCAGTTGGATGAAACCGCCGCCCAACTGCTGGAGAACACCCTGAGTAAGCGTGGTCTCCACATCGAAACAAACGCCTCGCTTGCTGCACTGGAAGATAACGGCCACGGACGCGTCAAGGCGGTCATGCTGAGCGATGGCCGCCGTTTACCCGCCGATAGTGTGATTGTCGCGGCGGGCATTACGCCCAATGTGGAGCTGGGGCAGCAGGCGGGGCTTCACTGCGAACGTGCCATTGTGGTTGACGCGCACCTGACCACATCTGACCCGCATATCGCAGCCCTGGGCGAATGCTGCCAATTTGAGCAGCACACCTATGGGTTAGTGGAGCCGATTTGGCGTCAGGTTGACGTGTTGGCAGCCGTGCTGTGTGGAGAAACAACCGATGGTTATCAAGAAGTCACCACTGCTACCAAATTGAAAGTCAGCGGCGTAGCGCTCTTCGCATTTGGCCCTACCGAAGCAGGCCACGAACACGACGTATTGCGCTACCGCGACCCAGAAAGCGGCGACTACCGCCGCCTGCTACTCCGAGATGGCCAACTTGAAGGGGCGGTGCTCTACGGCGATACCCGCCACGGTCCTTGGTATTTCGAACAGGCATTGGCAAGTGCTGACCTTACGGCTTGCCGCCAAGCACTACTGTTTGGCCCTTCCGATGCCGAGGTACTGCAAACCGAGCACACTGATAACGCGAACAGTCCTGCTTCTTCATCATCGGCTTCTCCATCCTCTTCTCATCCACCGACCTCAGAGGCGGCATAA
- a CDS encoding nitrate reductase: MPKPNRLAEGDIRTTCPYCGVGCGVKATIDSGNVIAVEGDREHPANYGRLCVKGTALHETLGVHGRLQHPRVDGKDVSWEQALAETAQRLQAQRNAHGNHTVAAYLSGQLLTEDYYVANKLFKGFLGTPHLDTNSRLCMASAVAGYKRAFGADAVPCNYEDLEEAELVVLVGSNLAWNHPVLYQRLKVAKERNPLMRVVVIDPRVTDSCEIADLYLGIRPGSDAYLFNGLLAWMSAHHRLDSLYLERHTEGFNEALSAAQQSASSVNDVAIACDVDPERLETFYYWFASQLHVVTLYSQGVNQSTSGTDKCNAIINCHLAGGKIGLPGAGPFSITGQPNAMGGREVGGLANQLAAHMDYHTPGALDLVSRFWATEHLAPTLPDAPGHKAIELFDAIDRGEITALWVMATNPAVSLPDGAKIRRALASCPLVIVSECVANTDLLPYADIVLPASGWSEKDGTVTNSERRISRQRGMLTPPGEAQHDWWIICEVAKRLGFAEAFSYSHPWEIFDEHARLSGFENCGTSKRLFDISGLAGKGQAAYDALLPIQWPVNQSAPRGTSRLFEEGVFATANGRAKLLPITPRLPEQALSSTYPLRLNTGRVRDQWHTMTRTARAPRLMNHRAEPFIELHPVDAANAGVADQGLAMLTAVEGEYRGRVRISNAQRQGEVFVPMHWTDCFTKQGRSGALITGYTDPVSGQPETKQGAVALMNLPIDWQATLLVANDQTSTDTPSWCKNAYWSLIPMGNCERWQLADTAPVSDWLATVESWLDVPASLWCEDSGSGRLRAAGIVNGQLCWWLMVGPPQELPGFAWLEARFNDATLDLHHRQRLLAGCDDGAVDAGPVVCSCHQVGQTTIIKAIRGGDISVEALGARLACGTQCGSCIPELKSLLEEERPNACAKQTTHPEMA, encoded by the coding sequence ATGCCAAAGCCTAATCGGCTCGCTGAAGGCGATATCCGCACCACGTGTCCCTATTGCGGCGTTGGCTGCGGAGTGAAAGCGACGATAGACAGTGGCAACGTCATCGCTGTGGAAGGGGATCGTGAACATCCTGCTAACTACGGGCGCTTGTGTGTTAAAGGCACGGCGCTGCATGAAACACTGGGTGTGCACGGCCGCTTGCAACACCCTCGGGTGGATGGAAAAGACGTTTCCTGGGAGCAGGCGTTAGCCGAAACGGCACAGCGTTTACAGGCGCAGCGTAACGCGCATGGCAATCATACGGTTGCCGCGTATCTTTCGGGGCAGCTGTTAACGGAAGATTACTATGTGGCTAATAAGCTGTTTAAGGGCTTTTTGGGCACGCCGCATCTGGATACCAATTCGCGGCTGTGTATGGCGTCAGCGGTGGCGGGCTACAAGCGCGCTTTTGGCGCCGACGCGGTGCCCTGTAACTATGAAGATTTAGAAGAAGCGGAATTGGTAGTGTTGGTCGGCTCTAATCTGGCCTGGAATCATCCGGTGCTTTATCAGCGCCTGAAAGTTGCCAAAGAGCGCAACCCATTGATGCGTGTGGTGGTCATCGACCCAAGGGTGACCGATAGCTGTGAAATTGCCGATCTTTATCTTGGTATTCGGCCGGGCAGTGATGCTTATCTGTTCAACGGGCTGCTGGCGTGGATGTCAGCACATCACCGATTGGACAGCCTCTACCTTGAGCGTCATACCGAAGGGTTTAACGAGGCATTAAGCGCTGCTCAGCAGAGTGCCAGCAGCGTGAATGATGTCGCAATAGCCTGTGACGTCGACCCGGAGCGCTTAGAAACCTTTTACTACTGGTTTGCCAGCCAGCTGCATGTCGTCACGCTCTATTCCCAAGGGGTTAATCAGTCCACCAGCGGCACCGATAAGTGTAATGCCATCATTAATTGTCACTTGGCGGGCGGTAAAATTGGCCTGCCGGGGGCTGGGCCGTTTTCAATCACTGGCCAGCCTAATGCGATGGGCGGGCGAGAAGTGGGTGGGCTTGCCAATCAGTTGGCTGCGCATATGGACTACCACACCCCCGGTGCGCTTGATCTGGTCAGCCGCTTTTGGGCCACTGAACACTTAGCACCCACGCTGCCGGATGCCCCCGGCCATAAAGCTATTGAGCTGTTTGATGCCATTGACCGTGGTGAGATTACGGCGCTGTGGGTAATGGCTACCAACCCGGCCGTTAGCTTGCCGGATGGCGCAAAGATACGCCGCGCGTTGGCATCGTGTCCGCTGGTAATTGTATCGGAATGCGTTGCTAACACTGATCTGCTGCCCTATGCCGATATTGTGCTACCCGCGTCAGGTTGGTCGGAAAAGGATGGGACGGTCACCAATTCTGAACGACGAATCTCCCGCCAGCGCGGCATGCTGACACCGCCTGGTGAAGCTCAACACGACTGGTGGATTATCTGCGAAGTTGCTAAACGCTTGGGGTTTGCTGAAGCGTTTAGCTACTCCCATCCATGGGAAATTTTCGACGAGCACGCACGGCTCTCCGGTTTTGAAAACTGTGGCACGAGCAAGCGGTTGTTTGATATTTCGGGACTGGCAGGCAAAGGGCAGGCCGCTTATGATGCGCTCTTGCCGATTCAGTGGCCGGTTAATCAATCTGCGCCTCGGGGCACGTCAAGGCTGTTTGAAGAGGGTGTGTTTGCCACGGCCAATGGCCGAGCCAAACTATTGCCGATTACGCCACGGTTGCCAGAACAGGCGCTCAGTTCGACCTATCCGCTGCGACTGAATACCGGGCGAGTGCGCGATCAATGGCACACCATGACCCGCACCGCCAGAGCACCGCGGCTGATGAATCATCGGGCAGAGCCGTTTATTGAACTGCACCCTGTGGATGCGGCCAACGCGGGCGTAGCTGACCAAGGGCTTGCGATGCTGACGGCAGTTGAAGGTGAGTACCGTGGGCGAGTACGTATTTCAAACGCCCAGCGGCAAGGGGAAGTGTTTGTGCCCATGCACTGGACCGACTGCTTCACCAAGCAGGGCCGAAGCGGCGCACTGATCACCGGCTATACCGACCCTGTGTCTGGCCAGCCAGAAACCAAACAAGGTGCGGTAGCATTAATGAATTTGCCCATTGATTGGCAAGCAACGCTACTGGTGGCCAACGACCAAACCAGTACGGATACTCCCAGTTGGTGTAAGAACGCTTATTGGTCGCTTATTCCTATGGGTAACTGTGAGCGCTGGCAGCTCGCTGATACGGCACCGGTCAGTGATTGGCTAGCAACGGTGGAGTCGTGGCTCGATGTACCTGCGTCGCTGTGGTGCGAGGATAGTGGTAGCGGCAGACTGCGCGCAGCAGGAATAGTGAATGGCCAGTTATGCTGGTGGCTAATGGTAGGGCCACCGCAAGAATTACCGGGGTTTGCTTGGCTTGAGGCGCGCTTTAACGACGCGACGCTAGACCTTCACCATCGCCAACGGCTACTGGCAGGTTGCGATGACGGTGCGGTAGATGCGGGCCCCGTTGTGTGTAGCTGTCATCAAGTAGGACAAACCACTATCATTAAGGCAATTCGTGGGGGCGATATCAGTGTTGAAGCCCTCGGCGCACGGCTGGCTTGCGGCACTCAGTGCGGCAGCTGTATTCCAGAATTAAAATCATTACTTGAAGAGGAGCGTCCAAATGCGTGCGCTAAGCAAACAACTCACCCAGAAATGGCTTGA
- the cobA gene encoding uroporphyrinogen-III C-methyltransferase codes for MRALSKQLTQKWLEAFMRLSQRVLAPFGRESATRLSLPLSGECRSGTVYLVGAGSGDMELLTLKAARLLMQADAVVYDRLVGDDVLGLIPSGTERYYVGKASGHHSVPQDEIGALIVSLAQAGKSVVRLKGGDPGVFGRMGEELGALANASISAEIVPGITAASAAAAGMGIPLTDRGHAQQLRFITAQLCREGGTPDWTNLARQDETLVFYMGLSKVDAICHGLRQAGLPDTWPIMLVANASQPEQQSLVGTLADMPARLAAQPLPSPCLIMVGSVVSMVAESPAASTLATYGDQTSS; via the coding sequence ATGCGTGCGCTAAGCAAACAACTCACCCAGAAATGGCTTGAGGCCTTTATGCGCCTCAGCCAGCGGGTGTTAGCGCCCTTTGGCCGCGAATCAGCCACGCGCTTAAGCCTTCCGCTTAGCGGCGAATGCCGTTCTGGGACAGTATATTTAGTCGGTGCAGGTAGTGGGGATATGGAACTGCTCACCTTGAAAGCAGCACGTCTGTTAATGCAGGCCGATGCGGTAGTGTATGACCGCTTAGTGGGTGACGATGTGCTGGGGCTGATACCGTCAGGCACTGAACGCTATTACGTGGGGAAAGCAAGCGGGCATCATAGCGTGCCTCAAGATGAGATAGGCGCGCTAATCGTCTCGCTTGCCCAGGCGGGTAAGTCGGTTGTGCGTTTGAAAGGTGGCGACCCAGGCGTGTTTGGGCGCATGGGTGAAGAGCTGGGAGCATTAGCAAATGCCTCAATATCCGCCGAAATAGTGCCAGGCATTACCGCTGCCTCGGCAGCCGCTGCGGGGATGGGTATTCCGCTAACTGATCGTGGGCATGCCCAGCAGCTGCGCTTTATTACGGCGCAACTGTGCCGGGAGGGCGGCACGCCGGACTGGACCAACCTTGCCCGTCAGGATGAAACCCTGGTGTTCTATATGGGGCTTTCCAAAGTAGACGCTATCTGCCACGGCCTGCGCCAAGCGGGTCTGCCGGATACGTGGCCCATTATGTTGGTGGCCAATGCTAGCCAGCCCGAACAGCAATCATTGGTGGGCACGTTAGCGGACATGCCCGCGCGACTCGCTGCTCAACCGTTACCCTCGCCATGCCTGATTATGGTGGGCAGCGTGGTGAGCATGGTGGCAGAAAGCCCTGCCGCGAGCACGTTAGCCACTTATGGTGATCAAACGTCATCGTAA
- the arfA gene encoding alternative ribosome rescue factor ArfA, with translation MKKGKIRDNALKAQLRTPMFKMQQQTPKKGKGSYSRKGKASARGHRQAA, from the coding sequence GTGAAAAAAGGCAAGATACGCGATAACGCACTGAAAGCGCAGCTGCGAACGCCCATGTTCAAAATGCAGCAGCAAACACCGAAAAAAGGCAAAGGCAGCTACTCCCGCAAAGGTAAAGCCTCAGCGCGAGGGCATCGCCAAGCCGCTTAA